Part of the Imperialibacter roseus genome, GTCAATTTTTTCTAAGTACTCGTCAACAACGAAGCTGTCGTCAAAGTGTGTGATAACATGCTGTCTGGCGTTTTCGCCCATTGCGCTTCTTTCTTTGTCGGTGAAGAACATCATTCGCTGCATGGCATCAGCAAGGCTGTTAACGTCTCGCTCCTTGCAAAGCAGTCCCGTAACACCATCATGTACTACTGCGTTGCACCCGGGGACGTCTGACGCTATCAGGGGCCTGCTCATAGCGGCACCCTCCAGCAAGGTTTTGGGCAGCCCTTCTCTGTAAGATGGAAGTACGACCACATGGGCTCTGGCAATCCAGTCCTCAACCTTATCGGTAACTCCCACATATTCAATGACCTTTTCGTCATGCCACTGCTGAACCGTAGCGGCAGATATTGCTCTCAAATGCTTTTTCTCAATTTGCCCAAGCAGGAGAAACTTTACATTAAGGCCTTTTCCTTTCAAAATTCTGGCTGCTTCCACATATTCTTTCACTCCCTTCTCCACCAGAATTCTCGCCACCATCAGAAAAGTGAAATGCCCATTTGTATTGAATTTTGGAAAAAACCTGTGGTGGTCGATACCCGAACCAGGAATAACGCTTGTAGAAGGGCCTTCAGGATTCACCAAGGATATGAAGAGCTTTTTGTCGTCAGGGTTCTGAAAAAAAATGTGATCGGCAAACTTGAACGAGTGCTTGTAAAGCTGCACCGCCACAGATAAAACCCAGTTGTCTTGAATAAAGACAGTTCCTAAGCCGCTCACGTTATTAATAACAGCGGCACTACCAGCAAGTTTGGCAGCGAGCGTGCCGTAAATACCTGGCTTAATAGTATAGTGAAGAAAAACATCTGCCTTCACTTTTTTGTATATTCTGATAAGTCGAAACAGAAGCAGCAGGTCACGTATCGGATTTACTCCCGTAGTGTTCATGGGAACCGGATAAAACTCGCAGCCCATTGCCACCAATTTTTTAGAGTACTCATCCTCTGGCGCAATAGCTATCACTTCATCTCCCCTCTCCAAAAGAGCGTGAATAAGGTTCTTTCGAAAGTTGAATACGTTCCAGGACGAATTGATGACGATAGCAATTCTCATAATAAGGCGAGGTGGTTTATAAACGGTCGATGCAAGTAATTGTTTCTACTTCGTTAAAACATATTTGAAAGAAAACCGAGAAACAAAAACCAAATGCGACAGACTGACTATATTTCCAATGGTTGTGCAAATTATTATTATTCCTCTAATTAGTTAAACTTAATTAATGAAGTTTAAAATTAGATGGAGGTCTAACTCCTTCTTGTCTTATCGAAAGTATTAATTATTAGAGAAGGAAAATCAATAATCAGATGAATGGGGTGAACTTTTCGATGAACGATTGCTATTTATTGGTTTACTTGCAAGTTACTTCAACAAATGGATAAACTTATCTCTACGGCCCCAGTTCCACTCAAAGCTGTGTTAGTAGCTTTGATTAATAAAGATCAGCCGCCATCAAAGGCGGAGGAATTCCTTGATGAGCTGGAGTTCCTGGCGCAAACGCTTGGCCTGGAAATTAAGGGAAAATTTTCCCAACGGCTGCCCAGACCTGATACACGCTCCTTCGTGGGCAAGGGAAAATTAGAGGAAATCAACACCTTCGTGAAAGCGGAAGAAATTGATGTGGTCATTTTCGACGACGACCTTACGCCCTCTCAACTCAGAAACCTGGAAAACGAGCTAAAAGTAAAAATATACGACCGGAGCCTTCTTATCCTCGACATTTTTCTGGAGAGAGCCCAAACCTCCCAGGCGAGAACCCAGGTGGAGCTGGCACGATATGAATATTTGCTGCCAAGGCTTACAAGAATGTGGACTCACCTTGAAAGGCAAAGGGGCGGAACCGGCACCAGGGGCGGTGCTGGTGAAAAAGAAATAGAAACTGACCGCCGGGCCATTCGGGATCAAATTACTGTGCTCAAAAAGCGGCTGGAAAAAATAGAAAAACAAGGGATTACACAGCGCAAAGCCAGAGGGCAACTGGTAAGGGTGTCTCTGGTGGGCTATACGAACGTTGGCAAGTCCACGATTATGAACAAGCTTAGCAAATCTGATGTGCTGGCCGAAAATAAGTTGTTTGCCACGGTTGACTCCACTGTCAGGAAAGTGGTTATCAACGATATTCCTTTCCTGCTCTCAGACACAGTCGGGTTTATCAGAAAACTGCCCCATGCACTCATCGAGTCGTTCAAGTCTACACTTGACGAAGTACGGGAGGCAGATATTCTCCTGCACGTAGTGGACATATCGCACCCGTCTTTTGAAGAACACGCAAAGGTGGTGGAAGCAACACTGAAAGAAATCGGCGCCGATGCTAAGCCTGTTATCACTGTTTTCAATAAAATAGATCTCATTCCTGAGGAGCCGCAGGAAGAAACAACGGATGAATTTGAGATCCAGGAGCCGGTAGCGCCCACACCAAGAGAACGTGCCCTGGCTCTTTACACCGAGAAACCCGACACAAAATTGATCTTCATTTCAGCCACGAGCAAGGGGGACATCAGCAAGCTGCGTGAAACGCTTTACAAGGAAGTATTGGAGCATCACATTAGCATTTACCCCAATTACTTGAAAAACGTCAATTATTAATTTAATTTTGCACTCCTTTTTGTTGAAAAGACATCAAGGTCTCGTAGTTCAATGGATAGAATAGAAGTTTCCTAAACTTTAGATACAGGTTCGATTCCTGTCGAGACCACTTCTTCGTGCAGCATTAAGACATTTGCTTTTCAATTCTTATCGGTCCCGTAGTAAAATGGATATTATGCAAGCCTCCGGAGCTTGAGGTGCAGGTTCGATTCCTGCCGGGACCACTTTTCATCTTTTTCGGAAAATTCTTCCTCCGAACACCAATTAAGCATTCTTTTCTTTTTTAAGCGGCGGTAATTCTGGAAATTACTACCAATGAGAATCCAAATCGCCTGGCTGTGTCTTCTGTTCCTTGCATTTTGCGTCCCTTCAAAAGGACAAATCAGCAACTACTCATACACCACCCAAGTCGAGCTCCTGGCCAAAAAACAGGGCAAGTGGGAGAAACGGCTTCTCCGACACCGCCTTCGGTTAACAACAACACCCGATGGCAAAACGGAACTAAAGGCACACCCAGTGTCAAATATCAAAAACCTGCGCTTTGCATTTATTCTCGATAAAAATGGCGTCAAACAAAAGGTCAATAAAAAGCAGGTTATACAAACTATCTTAAGCCAGCAAGCCACACTGCCCTTGGCAACAACGTTGTCGATGGATGAAGAGACCACCGGGAAAACTCAACAAAAGTACAGCGACGACCTGCTCAATTTTACGATGGGCAAAAGGCCAAGCAGATGGGTCTACAGCCAGTGGATTACTCTGGCGCAGTGGGAGGGTGCTGCCACGCCTTCGGAAATCTCGGTACTGGTAAAAAGACCTTTTAGAAAGGTGGCAAGACTAACGCTGGAAGAGCTGAGGACAATTAGCCTCCCTTACCTACCGACGC contains:
- a CDS encoding glycosyltransferase family 4 protein; translated protein: MRIAIVINSSWNVFNFRKNLIHALLERGDEVIAIAPEDEYSKKLVAMGCEFYPVPMNTTGVNPIRDLLLLFRLIRIYKKVKADVFLHYTIKPGIYGTLAAKLAGSAAVINNVSGLGTVFIQDNWVLSVAVQLYKHSFKFADHIFFQNPDDKKLFISLVNPEGPSTSVIPGSGIDHHRFFPKFNTNGHFTFLMVARILVEKGVKEYVEAARILKGKGLNVKFLLLGQIEKKHLRAISAATVQQWHDEKVIEYVGVTDKVEDWIARAHVVVLPSYREGLPKTLLEGAAMSRPLIASDVPGCNAVVHDGVTGLLCKERDVNSLADAMQRMMFFTDKERSAMGENARQHVITHFDDSFVVDEYLEKIDSYTSAETPKTHQLKEVFG
- the hflX gene encoding GTPase HflX codes for the protein MDKLISTAPVPLKAVLVALINKDQPPSKAEEFLDELEFLAQTLGLEIKGKFSQRLPRPDTRSFVGKGKLEEINTFVKAEEIDVVIFDDDLTPSQLRNLENELKVKIYDRSLLILDIFLERAQTSQARTQVELARYEYLLPRLTRMWTHLERQRGGTGTRGGAGEKEIETDRRAIRDQITVLKKRLEKIEKQGITQRKARGQLVRVSLVGYTNVGKSTIMNKLSKSDVLAENKLFATVDSTVRKVVINDIPFLLSDTVGFIRKLPHALIESFKSTLDEVREADILLHVVDISHPSFEEHAKVVEATLKEIGADAKPVITVFNKIDLIPEEPQEETTDEFEIQEPVAPTPRERALALYTEKPDTKLIFISATSKGDISKLRETLYKEVLEHHISIYPNYLKNVNY